A part of Simkaniaceae bacterium genomic DNA contains:
- a CDS encoding IS630 family transposase, producing the protein IDMLNKKVVLHEDKTLNTASTLAFFKKIEEAYPVAQTVHVFCDNARYYRNEEVRCYVEGSKIKLHFLPPYSPNLNPIERLWKLLKERVLYNTYYEGFDEFKMAVIGFLNSLSRLSPLSELGKALASRVRDRFSPVGTPLLANSSV; encoded by the coding sequence GATCGATATGTTGAATAAAAAAGTAGTTCTTCATGAGGATAAGACGTTGAATACGGCCTCTACGCTGGCTTTTTTTAAGAAAATAGAAGAAGCGTATCCTGTAGCGCAAACGGTGCATGTGTTCTGTGATAATGCGAGATACTACCGCAATGAGGAGGTAAGATGTTATGTTGAGGGATCAAAGATCAAATTGCACTTTTTACCGCCATATAGTCCGAATTTAAATCCGATAGAACGGTTATGGAAATTACTGAAAGAAAGAGTGTTATATAACACTTATTATGAAGGTTTTGATGAGTTTAAAATGGCGGTCATTGGATTTCTAAACAGTCTATCACGATTGAGTCCCCTGTCAGAACTGGGGAAAGCTTTAGCAAGCCGTGTCAGGGATCGCTTCAGCCCCGTCGGCACGCCCCTTCTCGCCAACTCTTCAGTTTGA
- the metG gene encoding methionine--tRNA ligase yields MTKKRILITSALPYANGPLHFGHIAGAFLPADVYSRFQRVMGHDVLYVCGSDEYGFAISMSAEIEGHTPKEHVDIYHAINKDFFKKLNIAFDHYSRTTSPIHTETVVEFFHDLKANGYVEEKVTEQLYSEADDRFLADRYVIGTCPRCGYEEARGDECPKCAASFEASDLKNPRSKVTGAPLIKKSTKHWFLRFDLFKDRLNDWLSTKDWKPNVVAFVKHYVENLHPRAITRDSDWGIPVPLSDAQGKVFYVWFDAPIGYISATKEWAEKIGDKKAWEKYWFDESTEYIQFIGKDNIPFHAIFFPAMIMGQNKPYKLVNQLPANEFYNFEGKKFNKSTGWTIDLERFFTRFSSDQIRYTIAANAPETSDSEFTWHDFKQRVNGDLVGKFGNFANRVLTFIENKLGEEEITIEALDERDQAFLSQIESLAIETQHAYEHFKVRQAAGLLMQLAALGNVYFDQKKPWVLIRETEDKQALLTTMASCLHCLKVLAILSYPIIPEAALKLWDLLGINKALEMIHFRDEIETVSSNQMKLKKPTILFSKIEDDMMNQEMKHLKQVEETPSTPSYEPLKEMISFDDFQKVDLRVAQILTVENVPKSKKLLKLTVDLGFEKRTIVSGIAQSFPDIEVLIGKKILVVANLKPANLMGIESQGMILAAGEKDLDLPSLQSAHIGDRVS; encoded by the coding sequence ATGACCAAAAAGCGCATCTTAATCACTTCTGCTCTTCCTTATGCCAATGGGCCTCTTCATTTTGGTCATATTGCCGGGGCTTTTTTACCCGCTGATGTCTATTCTCGATTTCAAAGAGTGATGGGACATGATGTGCTGTATGTTTGCGGATCGGATGAATATGGATTTGCAATTTCGATGAGTGCTGAAATAGAAGGGCACACGCCGAAAGAGCATGTCGATATTTACCATGCGATTAACAAGGATTTTTTTAAAAAACTCAATATCGCTTTTGACCATTATTCGCGTACTACGAGTCCGATTCATACGGAGACTGTAGTTGAGTTCTTTCACGACCTCAAGGCCAATGGCTATGTTGAAGAAAAAGTAACCGAGCAGCTCTATTCAGAAGCGGATGATCGCTTCTTGGCAGATCGCTATGTGATTGGAACGTGCCCACGTTGTGGTTATGAAGAAGCAAGAGGGGATGAATGCCCAAAATGTGCAGCGAGTTTTGAAGCCTCTGATTTAAAAAATCCAAGATCTAAGGTCACAGGGGCCCCTCTCATAAAGAAGTCGACAAAACACTGGTTTTTACGCTTTGATCTTTTTAAAGATCGATTGAATGACTGGCTATCAACTAAAGACTGGAAGCCCAATGTCGTTGCTTTTGTAAAGCACTACGTTGAAAACCTCCATCCCAGAGCGATTACTAGAGATTCTGATTGGGGCATTCCCGTCCCTCTATCGGATGCGCAAGGGAAGGTCTTTTATGTATGGTTTGATGCTCCAATTGGATATATTTCAGCGACAAAAGAATGGGCAGAAAAAATAGGCGATAAAAAAGCCTGGGAAAAATATTGGTTCGATGAATCCACAGAGTATATTCAATTTATCGGGAAAGATAATATCCCTTTTCATGCGATTTTTTTTCCTGCGATGATTATGGGGCAAAATAAACCTTATAAACTTGTCAATCAACTTCCGGCGAATGAATTTTATAATTTTGAAGGAAAAAAATTTAACAAATCAACCGGATGGACCATTGACTTAGAGCGCTTTTTCACCCGGTTTTCTTCTGATCAAATCCGCTATACCATTGCGGCTAATGCGCCTGAGACATCCGATTCTGAATTTACGTGGCATGATTTTAAGCAGAGAGTGAATGGGGATCTCGTCGGTAAATTTGGAAACTTTGCAAATCGTGTTCTTACATTTATTGAAAATAAACTGGGTGAAGAGGAGATCACAATAGAAGCGCTTGATGAAAGAGATCAAGCTTTCCTCTCTCAAATTGAAAGCTTGGCTATTGAAACTCAACATGCCTATGAACATTTTAAAGTGAGACAAGCTGCAGGTTTGCTCATGCAACTCGCTGCACTTGGCAATGTCTACTTTGATCAAAAAAAACCATGGGTTCTGATCAGAGAAACAGAAGATAAACAGGCCCTACTTACGACAATGGCAAGTTGTCTTCATTGTTTGAAAGTGTTAGCTATTCTCTCTTATCCCATTATTCCCGAAGCAGCGCTTAAATTGTGGGATTTACTCGGTATTAATAAAGCGCTTGAAATGATTCATTTTAGAGATGAAATAGAGACGGTTTCTTCCAATCAAATGAAACTCAAAAAACCAACAATTCTTTTTTCAAAAATTGAGGATGACATGATGAATCAAGAAATGAAGCATCTCAAACAGGTTGAAGAAACGCCATCAACACCTTCATATGAGCCCCTGAAAGAGATGATCTCTTTTGATGACTTTCAGAAAGTTGATTTGCGGGTAGCTCAAATTCTCACAGTTGAAAATGTCCCCAAAAGTAAAAAACTCCTCAAACTGACAGTTGATCTTGGTTTTGAAAAAAGAACGATTGTTTCGGGAATTGCTCAGTCTTTTCCTGATATTGAAGTGCTTATTGGAAAAAAAATCTTAGTTGTAGCTAACTTAAAGCCTGCCAACCTTATGGGAATTGAGAGCCAGGGGATGATTCTTGCTGCGGGAGAAAAAGATCTCGACCTTCCTAGCCTTCAATCAGCTCACATTGGTGATAGAGTTTCATAA
- the gmk gene encoding guanylate kinase produces the protein MNKKTPSLVGNLPQGLVFVISAPAGTGKSTLAHMLCDYFAPHVVESTSCTTRKPRKKEVPGQHYHFMTKEDFLAKKDRDEFLEYAEVFGHYYGTLKKDVEQIINSGKHIILVIDTQGALKLKEFFKAVFVFIAPPSLEELKKRLGNRKTESDAMILERLKWAETEIERAEHYDYFIVNEKLDMAFEILKSIMIAEEYRNRDLL, from the coding sequence TTGAATAAGAAAACACCAAGTTTAGTCGGGAATCTTCCCCAAGGCCTGGTTTTTGTCATCAGTGCACCTGCCGGAACCGGGAAGTCAACCTTAGCTCATATGCTATGCGATTATTTTGCGCCGCATGTCGTTGAAAGCACGTCTTGTACAACGAGAAAGCCGCGCAAAAAAGAAGTGCCGGGTCAACATTACCACTTCATGACCAAGGAAGATTTTCTTGCAAAGAAAGATCGCGATGAATTTTTAGAGTATGCCGAAGTTTTTGGGCATTATTACGGGACTTTAAAAAAAGATGTAGAGCAAATCATCAATAGTGGCAAGCACATCATTTTAGTCATCGATACTCAGGGGGCTCTCAAACTGAAAGAGTTTTTCAAAGCAGTTTTTGTTTTTATTGCACCGCCCTCACTGGAAGAGCTCAAAAAAAGGCTCGGGAATCGCAAGACGGAAAGCGATGCAATGATCCTTGAACGACTCAAATGGGCTGAAACTGAAATTGAGAGAGCCGAACATTACGATTACTTCATTGTAAACGAAAAGCTCGATATGGCTTTTGAGATTTTAAAAAGCATTATGATTGCTGAGGAATACCGCAATCGCGACTTATTATAA
- a CDS encoding ATP-dependent RecD-like DNA helicase produces the protein MEVLEGTFDHSIFSNEENGYSIARLNPLKGDKVTIVGILSGIDPGESITCKGRWKIHAAHGRQFEVSEYQVRPPHTEIGIQRYLESGAIKGIGKKYAKRIVERFGLQTLQIIDESPHRLLEIEGIGVKRIAKVKDCWHEKKQVRNVMVFLRSHGVGTALAQKIYRKYGDESIDKVKDDPYKVANELLGVGFKTVDGIAKSMGIASDAPQRVTSGIEYTLRKMSEEGHVGLPQDELVEKAKEILEIEEEPILQSIETLVAEMRIIKKEVGENNLPFIWLRPYYLAEVGIAKELTRLKNETSALRKVEKDKAIQWIETKLSLQFASHQKEAIATSVSEKIHIITGGPGTGKSTITKAILGITEKLTEHILLAAPTGRAAKRMSEITRKKAFTIHSLLEFDFANHGFKRNKNNPLSCDLIIIDEASMIDTFLMYHLLKAIPDRARLIFIGDIDQLPSVGAGNVLKDLIESNTLPTTKLTEIFRQGKFSRIVTNAHRINRGIFPDVTPKKTGDFHFIEAENPEQILELIVDLNVRRLVEHYNFDPIQDIQVLSPMKRGPIGTEAINLKLQEKLNSSTNELQAFGKSFKDGDKVMQIRNNYNKKVFNGDVGIITFIDRDEQFVEVEYYGRPVEYDFTELDEIILAYAVSIHKYQGSECKCIIMPIHTSHFKLLYRNLLYTGITRGKKQVVLVGAKKAIAIAVKNDEVKKRHTMLKSILKTSEEHNGIIPV, from the coding sequence ATGGAAGTATTAGAAGGGACGTTTGATCATTCAATTTTCTCAAATGAAGAGAATGGCTATTCTATTGCCCGCCTCAATCCCCTTAAAGGCGACAAAGTAACTATTGTAGGAATCCTTAGTGGAATCGACCCCGGTGAGTCAATCACATGTAAGGGGCGATGGAAAATCCATGCTGCGCATGGCAGACAGTTTGAAGTCTCAGAATACCAAGTTCGCCCTCCTCATACTGAAATCGGGATCCAGCGCTATTTAGAATCGGGAGCTATTAAAGGGATCGGCAAAAAATATGCCAAACGCATTGTTGAGCGCTTTGGTTTGCAAACACTTCAAATCATCGATGAATCCCCCCATCGCCTTCTAGAAATCGAAGGAATTGGTGTTAAGAGAATTGCTAAAGTCAAGGATTGTTGGCACGAGAAAAAGCAAGTGCGCAACGTCATGGTTTTTTTGCGCTCTCATGGAGTGGGAACGGCGCTTGCACAAAAGATCTACAGAAAATATGGCGATGAGAGCATTGACAAAGTCAAAGATGATCCCTACAAAGTTGCCAATGAACTCCTTGGTGTTGGCTTTAAAACGGTAGATGGCATTGCAAAGAGCATGGGCATTGCAAGTGATGCCCCTCAGCGCGTCACAAGTGGCATTGAGTATACACTGAGAAAAATGAGCGAAGAGGGACATGTCGGACTCCCTCAAGATGAACTTGTAGAAAAAGCTAAAGAGATTTTGGAGATTGAGGAAGAGCCCATTCTCCAATCAATTGAAACTCTAGTTGCTGAGATGCGTATTATTAAAAAAGAGGTGGGGGAAAACAATCTCCCGTTTATTTGGCTACGCCCCTATTACCTCGCTGAAGTGGGGATTGCAAAAGAGCTCACGCGTTTAAAAAATGAGACCTCGGCCCTTAGAAAAGTTGAAAAAGACAAAGCAATTCAGTGGATTGAAACAAAGCTCTCCCTACAATTTGCGTCCCATCAAAAAGAGGCGATTGCGACATCGGTATCAGAAAAAATTCATATCATTACGGGAGGACCGGGAACGGGGAAGAGTACCATTACAAAAGCCATTCTTGGAATCACCGAAAAATTAACAGAGCATATTTTACTCGCAGCTCCTACGGGAAGGGCCGCTAAGCGCATGTCGGAAATCACGCGTAAAAAAGCTTTTACAATTCATTCGCTTTTGGAGTTTGATTTTGCTAATCATGGCTTTAAACGCAATAAGAACAACCCCCTTTCTTGCGATCTCATCATTATTGATGAAGCCTCAATGATTGACACATTTTTAATGTACCATTTGTTAAAAGCTATCCCCGATAGAGCACGTCTTATTTTTATTGGAGATATTGATCAGCTTCCAAGTGTTGGTGCGGGCAATGTTTTAAAAGATCTGATCGAATCTAATACCCTTCCCACAACAAAACTCACTGAAATTTTTAGACAGGGAAAATTTTCCCGTATCGTCACAAATGCTCACCGGATCAATCGAGGCATTTTCCCCGATGTCACACCAAAAAAAACCGGTGATTTTCACTTTATCGAAGCGGAAAATCCCGAGCAAATTTTAGAGCTTATTGTCGACCTTAATGTGCGACGTCTTGTCGAGCATTATAATTTTGACCCCATTCAAGACATTCAAGTCTTGTCACCAATGAAGCGCGGACCCATTGGAACGGAAGCGATCAATCTTAAACTACAAGAAAAGCTCAATTCTTCCACGAATGAACTCCAAGCCTTTGGAAAAAGTTTTAAAGATGGCGATAAAGTTATGCAGATCCGCAACAACTATAATAAAAAAGTCTTTAATGGCGATGTGGGTATTATCACTTTTATCGATCGCGATGAACAATTTGTTGAAGTTGAGTATTACGGGCGGCCGGTAGAATATGATTTCACAGAACTCGATGAGATCATTTTAGCCTATGCCGTATCAATCCATAAGTATCAGGGAAGTGAATGCAAGTGCATCATCATGCCGATCCATACTAGCCATTTTAAATTGCTCTATCGCAATCTCCTTTATACCGGAATTACGCGCGGAAAAAAACAAGTCGTTTTAGTGGGAGCAAAAAAAGCGATTGCCATCGCAGTAAAAAATGACGAAGTAAAGAAACGCCATACCATGCTGAAATCTATTCTAAAGACGTCAGAAGAGCATAACGGAATTATTCCGGTATAG
- a CDS encoding YicC family protein, with translation MTAFGRADISTDIGDFYLEIYSVNKKNLDVSTFVPKDFFMLDLHLRKWIQRIAERGSISIRLMREAKKGDLCVEFDEENLGELKTKLNQIAMALDMPPVHSIEFLAEMFLRMPHREMPLNREKFLADVRIVFDKAAKDWIAMREREGVHLAQDIEQRLNQIEQHVEAIENGMDRAPQKFAEKLKNRLQEAGVFEQKDEERVIKEVVVFSEKVDTTEEIIRLKSHVKQFNETLCRDESMGRKLDFLIQEMNREVNSLGVKCFDLEMIKRVLEIKSELEKIREQVQNIE, from the coding sequence ATGACGGCTTTTGGTCGAGCCGATATATCAACAGATATTGGTGATTTTTATCTCGAGATTTATTCCGTAAATAAAAAGAATCTCGATGTGAGTACTTTTGTCCCTAAGGACTTTTTTATGCTCGATCTCCACTTGAGAAAGTGGATTCAAAGGATTGCCGAGAGGGGGTCCATTTCAATCAGACTGATGCGAGAGGCAAAGAAAGGGGATCTCTGTGTTGAATTTGACGAAGAGAACTTAGGGGAGCTTAAAACGAAGCTCAATCAGATCGCAATGGCGCTCGATATGCCTCCTGTTCATTCAATCGAGTTTTTAGCTGAAATGTTCTTGCGCATGCCCCATCGAGAAATGCCGTTGAATCGTGAGAAATTCCTCGCTGACGTGCGTATTGTCTTTGATAAAGCCGCTAAAGATTGGATTGCTATGCGAGAGCGTGAAGGGGTTCATCTTGCTCAAGATATTGAGCAACGCTTGAATCAAATTGAGCAGCATGTTGAAGCTATCGAAAATGGCATGGATCGAGCACCTCAAAAATTTGCGGAGAAACTCAAAAATCGATTACAAGAAGCGGGGGTTTTCGAGCAAAAAGATGAGGAAAGGGTCATAAAAGAAGTTGTGGTCTTTTCTGAAAAGGTGGATACTACTGAGGAAATTATCAGATTAAAATCGCATGTTAAACAATTTAATGAGACACTCTGTCGTGATGAGTCAATGGGGCGAAAGCTCGATTTTCTTATCCAAGAGATGAACAGAGAAGTGAATTCTCTTGGGGTGAAATGTTTTGATTTAGAGATGATCAAACGTGTGCTGGAAATTAAAAGCGAACTCGAGAAAATTAGAGAACAGGTACAAAATATTGAATAA